Proteins from a genomic interval of Ralstonia wenshanensis:
- a CDS encoding DUF1175 domain-containing protein: MTLRAQAAALNRRRWLTAAGACLLAPSVHALSGWADTAPADADALTADQSSVFRAWFVRIVNEQLRQGPTPRWTHRDCAGLVRFAAGEALRTHDARWLRANGMRDAESARHLPPELNLTPAQRTLTQRWARFDGSTGAYVSALGLIQQNSRFVAKDVNQALPGDLLFFDQGDDQHLMIWMDRYIAYHTGTVTRTDNGLRAVPVSELMQWKDSRWQPQSGNPNFIGVFRLAFLTR, from the coding sequence ATGACGTTGCGCGCCCAGGCCGCCGCGTTGAACCGCCGCCGTTGGTTGACGGCGGCGGGCGCCTGCCTGCTCGCTCCCTCTGTACACGCGCTGTCGGGCTGGGCCGACACGGCTCCCGCGGATGCCGATGCCCTGACGGCGGACCAATCCAGCGTGTTCCGTGCGTGGTTCGTCCGCATCGTCAACGAGCAGCTCCGCCAAGGCCCGACGCCGCGCTGGACGCACCGCGACTGTGCCGGCCTCGTGCGCTTTGCCGCCGGCGAGGCGCTACGCACGCACGACGCGCGGTGGCTGCGCGCCAACGGCATGCGCGATGCGGAATCCGCGCGACACCTGCCGCCCGAGCTGAATCTCACGCCTGCCCAGCGCACGCTCACGCAGCGGTGGGCACGCTTCGATGGCAGTACCGGCGCATATGTGTCGGCGCTCGGCCTCATCCAGCAGAACAGCCGCTTCGTCGCCAAGGATGTCAATCAGGCACTCCCGGGCGATCTGCTCTTCTTCGATCAAGGCGACGACCAGCATCTGATGATCTGGATGGATCGCTACATCGCTTACCACACCGGCACCGTCACCCGCACCGACAACGGCCTGCGCGCGGTCCCGGTTTCTGAACTGATGCAATGGAAAGACTCGCGCTGGCAGCCGCAGAGCGGCAACCCCAACTTCATCGGCGTGTTTCGTCTGGCCTTTTTGACACGGTAG